A stretch of DNA from Arachis hypogaea cultivar Tifrunner chromosome 19, arahy.Tifrunner.gnm2.J5K5, whole genome shotgun sequence:
agATTAGATTTGTGTAAGTTTACAAATCAAAAGATTGATTttgtgtttaaaaattaaaaaaaaaaatcaaacttctTAAATTGGAATATCAGAATTTGTGATTTTCATATAGAAAAAAATACACCAAGTTATACATATTGTTAAAAAATACTACtataaattcaatatcaaaattaaaaagctcCAAAACTCATCACATGCATGCCACAAAGTGCgttcatatattttatttcaagacACAACTAGAAAAGGCAAGAACAAGATCATGAATGATACTATAGAAACAATTTACAAATAGACAAGACAATAGAGACAGAACTAACAAAGGGACCATAGAATATGTGAAAAGCAAAGAAATCCGGTAGGAAAGTGCTAAGATCAAGAACAAAATGGCAAAAGGCAAAGGTTGAACATCAGTCCAAATTAAAAAACATGTTTATTTGTGAgttttatttcttgtttattattaatttttaaaaatctataaTGGATAAATAATCTTATTTAATTAACATGCTTACATTATATTACACTCTCACATTACcagtttaattaaaaatttaaaattgtggaaaaaaaattgagagattgAACGTCTTCCATTAAAAATAATAGCCTCACTTGTTTGTTCGGTTGAaagaagctttttttttttttttttttaaatagagcaGAAGcagaaataaaagtaaaagtagaaaaatattttgtatttatatatttataaaagtatattttattaCATTTGAAGTAGTTAAATTATttggatataataaaaattttaaaaactattttacagAACatggtatttttaaaaataaaaaaagctataattattttatgatatattttttggtacaaaacaaaataattacatcaatttttaatagaaaatattaACTATGCTATATTTTTTAacgatatttttaattaaaaatattttattttaattatagcaCGTAATATATATAGTTTAGTCAATAGGTTTGCACAACTTCACATCACAAAGAGTGAATCAGGATTTGTATAATagttagaattttatattttttaacttgatatatttgttgttttaaaaatacataaagataaatttgtagtgttattttattttcataatttatcTTTCGTCAACTACTTTTGCTTTTGGTTTTGGAAGAAATAAGTCCATATTTGCCTCTCAAAATATGCATAAAAATAGCTTATTTTCTACTTCTAGTTTCTTTTAGAGTACAAACAAACAActcattagaaaataaattaagtatttatttttgtaaaaattctttttattctaAAAGTACAAACAAATGAGACCAACACTCTTATAAAAAGAGATGATAATAGAACTTGCCTTCTTTTTTCAAGGTTAAATTACTTATCAATCATGTAAAACAATTAGATAATGTTTGTTTCCAAAAACTGAATCTAGATACTGaaactaaaatttcagttttggACTCCTGGGACACAAAATTTCAGTTTTTCTTCCAGTACCTTCAGAAAAAAGAGATACAAGGGATGAAAATTTCTGGGGACAGAAATTGAAACTTTAACAACATTTTCTTTAATAACTAaggatattttaataaatatcttCATTTCATatacatatttattttatataacatCTGGACAGGCTAGTGTATACACTGAAACCTTTCATTGCTGTAAATCATAGAGGaataataaccaataacaagaaaaaACTGATCTGCAGATGCTATCCGGCAAACAGCTCGATTGTTTATTATATGCGAAGCATGCAAAAAGATACTAATCCCTGATTGGCAACCTCTGCAGCTCACTGCCTCATCATCCTCGCTACAGCAGTCCTATGCCGTGAATCAGACTGTTGCTGAGATCCCCTTGAATGCTCTTTCAAATCTCTGATTTAAcccataaaagaaaaaaagtcaaTGCATGAAAAAATTGAGAGGAGGAAGACAACGCCCAACACACAAACCTGCAACGTGGCACACGGCACCTCGACTCCTTGCAAGCATGAGCATGGAGTTGAAGCAAATACCACATTTTCCTACAACGAACACAACCTCCAGCAGCGCGTGTTTTGCATTGCATCCCATGGCGGAAAAGCTCCTTTATTTTGCGGCAATCTGGATACTGGCAATGTGCAGAACGACATCGGGGTACATGCACAAGTAGATCAAGCATTTTCCGTAGCTGTAAATTCACACACAAATTCATTTACATCAAAAAGCATGTATAGAAAGGTAGTTACTACGGACAAAAGAAGCAAACAATTGACATCAAAATTAAGAACTGTGATATGTTGAAAAGAAGTTACTGTTCACACTTTATCCATCCCAAAAATAAAACAATCACGAGGAACAGTGGAACACTACAATAGAAATCATTAATATGCcatatcataataaaaaaattacatgtttAGCATTACCTTGTCATCAATAATTACCCAATCACCCCCCCACGGGCGGCGCGAGCGCTCCCCtctcctgttttttttttcttttattttccgtTTCTTTACCATGTAACGATTGATGAAATTCCTAAAATTCAAATAATTCTCTAACTAACTGAGTGATACATGTCCAATTCAgaggaacaaaaaataaaattaaatattgtgCAATACCTTCAATTCTCGAAGCTGCCTTGATTCTTTGTTCTCAGCATCACAATCTGCCATTGATGGATGATTTGTCAACTTATGGGGATGATCAATGCCTCCATCCTTTTGATAACAAGCATTACATACATCATACTTGGGGCAAACTTCACAACGCCACCCTTGGCCAGTTTCTATGTCAAGATCGCATATATTACAGGTAGTCACAAATGCAGGAGCCGTCGGATTATGAAATGTTCTAGTATTAAAGAATTCACTCTCGAGAATATCATCTATGTCCTTTGTATCAACTGGAACATCATTGATTTCAATCTGCAAGACAATGCAAgctattttaacaaaaaaaaaaaaattaaacccaaATTCGCTTCCAATCAGTTAGTGCCACACGATAATGTGTACTATTTTTTCACCCTTTTTTCTGTGGATATACAGAAAACCTAGAATTAAAATGCTCAAGGGGAAGTTGTGGCTGAAAACATAATCACTACGTGAGTTCAAATTGGAACTTCATAATCTGTCTGACAACTTAGTACCTCCAAGTAGCAATTACTAATTAGGCAGACATTAAGGTGAGTAACAAGCAAGTACTAATAAAATTATCACATGCTAGAACAAGGGAAATGTTCTAATTAGGTAGAACTCTTTACTTACTGGATAAAGGGTATGACTCTCCCTTTGATCAATAGGatgtctttctctctcttcacgtTTTAATTCCACTTCATAGCACCTGAGAAACCATTTATATTAGATCAAAGTATTGAATATTTTGTAATAAGGATCAGGCAAACATATTATTGACACAACTGcacaaaaataacaacaacaacaacaacgggGATGGGGtgtcaaataaataataatcagATACAATGTTGAGAAACACAAATCTGTTATTGAGACAATATCATATTCCATAGCAGTTGCCCGAGTCTGCATTAAAACTGTTTGTAATACAAGAGAGTTTAAGCATGGCATAAGGCAGCAAGCAAAAAATCTTGTCATCCAGTTATAACTCAAGACCTGAATAAGAAAAAACTGgtaacttaaataaataaatcaagtaTACTAATACTTTCCAGCTATCATCAATAATGAAAGTATTCCCAACTCTGCAACAAGAAAGGTTTATGCCACCAGGTGGGGGTTTGCTACATAGA
This window harbors:
- the LOC112776470 gene encoding histone acetyltransferase HAC1 → MLGETSCPMKEDFIMDDPQHACSNCTIPMVSGNRWVCNQCKNFQICDRCYEVELKREERERHPIDQRESHTLYPIEINDVPVDTKDIDDILESEFFNTRTFHNPTAPAFVTTCNICDLDIETGQGWRCEVCPKYDVCNACYQKDGGIDHPHKLTNHPSMADCDAENKESRQLRELKLRKMLDLLVHVPRCRSAHCQYPDCRKIKELFRHGMQCKTRAAGGCVRCRKMWYLLQLHAHACKESRCRVPRCRDLKEHSRGSQQQSDSRHRTAVARMMRQ